Genomic segment of Candidatus Woesearchaeota archaeon:
TTAGCTCAGTTGGCTAGAGCGCTCGGCTGTAGACGGTGCCTGACGTGTTCCCGGTCCGTGTTCGGGTTTGGATGATGCGCACCCAGCCGTAACCGAGAGGTCCCCGGTTCGAGTCTGGGAGGGGGGAGTTCTTTTTTCTTTTTAGTCGATTGCGTAGTCAGTTGTGGAGTGCTTTTTCTGCAAGTTGGCGTGCTGCTTCCTTTGTCGTCGCGACAGCGAGAAAGCGGTTGTTGTGGCAGAAGGTTGCTCCTTTGACGCCGCTTGCTTTTTCCAATGCCTTCCCGCTCAGGCCCGCCCAAGAGAGTGGGAAGTCTTTGCGGTTCTCGAAACAGTACTGTTTTTTGGGCACCGCCCTGATGAACCAGGCTGTTTTGTCTTTGTTTGGTTTGATGACGAAGAGTTTCTCGGGATGTTGGATGACCCAGTCTTCCCACTCGCAGGGTTCCGGGAGGACAAGGATCGGTCCTGGCTGGTTTTTGAGTGCTGTGAGCACGATGGCGCGTGACGCGATGTAGCTCTTTGCGTGGGCTAGTTCTGCTTTGAGGAGGGTTTGCATGAAAAAGACGGCTTGGTGGAATGCAGCGTCTAGTTGTTCTGGTGTGCTGGTTGTCCATGGCGGCACGAGGGTTTCAATGGCCTTGAACAGTTCATAGGGGAGGATGTCTTGTCGTGTTGGTTGGCAGAGGGAGACGCCGTTGTCTCCTGCGTCAATAGGGCAAAAGAGGCGGAGGTCTACGCGTTCATGTTCTTCCTTGGTTGTAAGTTGGTGCCCGAAGTGTTTCCAGATCAGTCCGGCTGAAGCATAGGGGATGCCGTTTGTTCTGGCGCCTGCACCGCCGCGTTGGTGGTGGTCGAAGTCGCCTGTTTGTGGGTTGTACGCGCCGCCAACGTCTATGCGCACGTTTGCTTGGTTGTAGACGGCTGGGTTTCGTGTTCTCGTGATGGTGCAGTCAGGGTGGAGGAGTTTGAGCGTTGCTATGGCTAAGGTTTCGTCTGCGTGGAAGGGTCCATCATGGGTTGCGATATGCATGTTTTGGTGTGTGTAGGCGGGTTTGGCTGATCGGGCTTGTGTTGTCTGGCGGGGGTTTATATGTTTTTGTCTCTGATTTGTTTCTTGTTTTGCCTGCCGGGTTCCCTCCTCAATAAAAAACCGCAAGCTTTTTAAAGGGCCTCAATTTCCGCTGCCACCTAGGATGCATCGTCGAGCGCAGCGTAGGGGGCATGGGCACAAGTAAGTATTCTCTAACTGGTTGAATGTTAGAGAGTGTTGTGCCGTTTTGTTGCCTTCGTAGTTGCCCTGGTGGTGTAGTCTGGCCTAGCATGAAGCCCTGTCGAGACGGTGATGTGCTCGGGCGTATGCTGGCGTGTCAATGTCGTTGAAAGGCTTCGACCCGGGTTCGAATCCCGGCCAGGGCGTGCATGAGCCGGTAGCTCAGCCTGGATGCATCCGTTGCAGGGCACTAGAGCACTCGGCTTTTAACGAGGAGCCCCTTCTGGGAGGGGTTGCCTTGTCAGAAACCGAGTGGTCGCGGGTTCAAATGACGCTTTGTTGGAGCGTGGGAAAGTCCCGTCCGGCTCATCCTGCTCAAGAAGGTGATGGGAAGAATGGTAAAAGAAGAAGCGTTCCGTGTTGAGGAGCACGTCCTCGTTCCGAAGCATGAAAAAATTTCTGAGGCTGAAAAGAAGAAGGTGTTGGAGGAGCATAACATTACCGTTCATGACTTGCCGAAGATCTTGCGTTCGGATCCCGCGATTGCTCATCTTGATTGTAAAGAGGGCGATGTAATTCGTATTCGAAGGAAGAGTTTAACGGCTGGCGAGTCCGTGTTTTATAGGGGTGTTATTGATGGTTGATGATGCGTCGAAGATTGTGATTCAGGAGTATTTTAAAGAAAATTCGTTTATCAAAGCGAGTTTGGATTCTTTTAATCACTTGATTGAGGAAGAGTTGCAAAACATCGTTAATGAAAACAAAGACATCGAACCCGCAATTATTCCTAGCAATGTTGATGAGTTTAAAATTCGCCTGGACAGGATTATTGTGTCAAAGCCGGAAATCACCGAAGCAGATGGTTCAACGAGGGCTGTGTATCCTGTTGAGGCGAGGATGCGCAGGATCAGTTACGCCGCTCCTGTTCAGCTTGAGGTTTCGGCGTACATCAACGGGGTGCAGAGGGAGTCGTTCACTGCGCAGATAGGGAATATTCCGATCATGTTGAAGTCGAAGTTCTGCCATTTGCATGGGAAGTCTCGGGAAGAGCTCGCGGCAGTCGGGGAGGATCCTGATGATCCGGGCGG
This window contains:
- a CDS encoding DNA-directed RNA polymerase subunit H, translating into MVKEEAFRVEEHVLVPKHEKISEAEKKKVLEEHNITVHDLPKILRSDPAIAHLDCKEGDVIRIRRKSLTAGESVFYRGVIDG
- a CDS encoding MYG1 family protein, which gives rise to MRFFIEEGTRQAKQETNQRQKHINPRQTTQARSAKPAYTHQNMHIATHDGPFHADETLAIATLKLLHPDCTITRTRNPAVYNQANVRIDVGGAYNPQTGDFDHHQRGGAGARTNGIPYASAGLIWKHFGHQLTTKEEHERVDLRLFCPIDAGDNGVSLCQPTRQDILPYELFKAIETLVPPWTTSTPEQLDAAFHQAVFFMQTLLKAELAHAKSYIASRAIVLTALKNQPGPILVLPEPCEWEDWVIQHPEKLFVIKPNKDKTAWFIRAVPKKQYCFENRKDFPLSWAGLSGKALEKASGVKGATFCHNNRFLAVATTKEAARQLAEKALHN